The following coding sequences lie in one Rutidosis leptorrhynchoides isolate AG116_Rl617_1_P2 chromosome 6, CSIRO_AGI_Rlap_v1, whole genome shotgun sequence genomic window:
- the LOC139855181 gene encoding uncharacterized protein, whose product MKSPKEILATGRAAQAFKAPPKLNSKGKLRDTSKFCDFHNDFGHETDDCIQLRHTIEEAVRSRKLAHLVKGICNPKTPKQEPKPEEKKPNADNAILMVAECFAVEKLRTYKRGRKSEVIDWEEISFPALDTITPSDKPATINGRVCERDVHRVYLDGGSACDIMYEHCFNQLSPAIKARLNPPGVPLVGFSGERCWPIGEKKLDFMIGEPPLSRTETLDFVVVRSTSQHNILLGRVAMMKMGIIASTIHQLVKFYTPEGIGTLASTYDREKVIMAIRETEERPGECILETREEDSNEEKISINPLFPEQKVTIGGSLSTETKKKLRKLLQANIDIFAWEYGDMTGIPRMLSIDGTTFSTDHKLNEYKHLEPIHQKKRNLASERDEAACKEVEELLQADIIREVKYPTWVANPVMAKKSDRGRRMCVDFTNINKACPKDCYPLPEIDWKVESLTGYKYKCFLDTYKGYHQIQMVEEDEEKTSFFTSKGIYSYKKMPFGLKNAGATYQRLVDKVFRKQLGRNLEAYVDDMVIKSSEESTLLKDIQETFNTLQTVNMKLNPKKSSLGVEEGRFLGYYITKKGILANPQRVDKLQQLKTPTTVKEMQSLNGKLASLSRFLSRGAEKHLPFLKVLKGCLEAKKISWTKEAKKAFVDMKAHIANLPILTSPKPGETLYLYLAMSKECISGVLVAERERVQVPIYFVIRVLQGAKANYPELKKLTLALAHTARKLRRYFQAHPIIVLTNKQIRQVLMKPEKSGRMAKWAIDLVEHDIDFQARHSIKAKVLADFMAETTETNEGSDSTFAQIIISPVETKEWKLFTDGASSSDGSGAGLMLINPEGKEFTYALRFEFNTTKNEAEYEALLAGLRITKEMKIEHLQAFVDSQLVANQVLGIFEARQPTIQLYLSKVRELMESFRSFTIEHVRRSQNKKADALSKLASITFAHLAKEVLVEVLEKRSIEAQKVHDIVTEEENTWMKPIREYLELGILPEDKKEARKIRIKAPSYKMMNGALYRKSFLTLWLRCVGPNQASMIIREMHESICGLHSGPRSIVEKILRMGYYWPTMHEDTVTLLRTCEPCQIHAKVQKQPK is encoded by the coding sequence ATGAAGTCACCTAAAGAGATCCTAGCTACCGGAAGAGCTGCCCAAGCTTTTAAAGCTCCACCAAAGCTGAATAGCAAGGGGAAGTTGAGAGATACAAGCAAATTTTGTGACTTTCACAATGACTTCGGGCACGAAACAGACGACTGCATACAGTTGAGGCATACCATAGAGGAGGCAGTCAGATCTAGAAAATTAGCGCATCTGGTAAAGGGCATATGCAACCCGAAGACACCGAAGCAAGAACCTAAGCCCGAAGAAAAGAAACCGAATGCAGACAATGCCATACTGATGGTCGCAGAATGCTTCGCCGTTGAGAAACTAAGGACCTACAAGAGGGGAAGAAAAAGCGAAGTGATAGATTGGGAAGAGATATCCTTCCCAGCACTCGATACCATCACTCCCTCCGATAAACCTGCAACAATCAACGGACGAGTCTGTGAGAGAGATGTACATCGAGTTTACCTGGATGGCGGCAGTGCATGCGACATCATGTATGAGCATTGCTTCAATCAACTTAGCCCAGCCATTAAAGCCCGCCTAAATCCACCAGGAGTACCTCTAGTCGGGTTCTCCGGGGAAAGATGCTGGCCTATAGGAGAGAAAAAACTCGATTTCATGATTGGAGAACCACCGTTATCCAGGACTGAAACACTAGACTTTGTAGTAGTTCGGTCCACCTCACAGCATAACATTCTGCTAGGTAGAGTGGCCATGATGAAAATGGGAATAATTGCATCTACTATACATCAATTAGTAAAGTTCTACACGCCCGAAGGGATCGGTACCCTAGCTTCGACCTATGATCGAGAAAAAGTAATCATGGCTATCAGGGAAACAGAGGAAAGGCCAGGGGAATGTATCCTTGAAACCAGAGAAGAAGATTCGAACGAAGAGAAAATCTCCATCAACCCTCTGTTCCCTGAGCAAAAGGTAACAATTGGAGGTTCATTATCTACAGAAACGAAGAAAAAGCTTCGCAAACTACTACAAGCCAATATTGATATCTTCGCTTGGGAATATGGAGATATGACCGGCATCCCTCGAATGCTCAGTATCGATGGAACAACCTTCTCCACAGATCATAAGCTCAATGAATACAAGCACCTGGAACCAATACATCAGAAGAAAAGAAACCTCGCCAGTGAGAGAGATGAGGCTGCTTGCAAAGAAGTCGAAGAGTTACTCCAAGCTGACATAATCCGAGAAGTAAAATACCCCACTTGGGTTGCGAATCCCGTCATGGCGAAGAAATCTGACAGAGGACGGAGAATGTGTGTCGATTTCACAAATATCAACAAAGCTTGCCCAAAGGATTGCTATCCTCTACCGGAGATTGATTGGAAGGTGGAATCCCTAACTGGGTACAAATATAAGTGTTTTCTTGACACCTACAAGGGTTATCATCAGATTCAAATGGTTGAGGAAGACGAAGAAAAGACATCATTCTTCACAAGCAAGGGGATCTATAGTTATAAGAAGATGCCTTTCGGACTAAAGAATGCTGGAGCTACATACCAAAGGTTGGTAGACAAAGTTTTTCGTAAGCAACTGGGGAGAAACTTGGAAGCCTATGTTGATGACATGGTGATCAAAAGCTCCGAAGAAAGCACTTTGTTGAAAGACATTCAAGAAACCTTCAATACTCTCCAGACAGTCAACATGAAGCTAAACCCCAAGAAAAGCTCGCTCGGGGTAGAAGAAGGAAGGTTCCTAGGATATTATATCACTAAGAAAGGAATCTTAGCAAACCCGCAGAGAGTAGACAAGCTACAACAACTCAAAACACCAACCACAGTCAAAGAGATGCAGAGCTTAAATGGGAAGCTAGCATCATTAAGCCGATTCCTGTCCAGGGGGGCTGAAAAACATTTACCTTTCCTCAAAGTTTTAAAAGGATGTTTGGAAGCGAAAAAGATATCATGGACCAAAGAAGCAAAAAAAGCCTTCGTTGATATGAAGGCACACATAGCTAACCTGCCGATCCTGACGTCGCCGAAGCCAGGAGAAACACTATATCTCTATCTAGCAATGTCCAAAGAATGCATCAGTGGGGTGTTAGTAGCAGAGCGAGAAAGGGTACAGGTCCCAATATACTTCGTAATCCGGGTTCTACAAGGTGCGAAAGCCAACTATCCTGAACTCAAAAAGCTCACGCTTGCTCTAGCCCACACAGCAAGGAAACTACGGAGGTACTTTCAAGCTCATCCTATCATTGTGTTAACTAACAAGCAAATTAGGCAGGTACTCATGAAGCCAGAAAAGTCGGGAAGAATGGCCAAATGGGCCATAGATCTCGTGGAACATGACATCGATTTTCAAGCTCGTCATTCAATTAAAGCCAAAGTGTTAGCAGACTTCATGGCAGAAACAACGGAGACAAACGAAGGGAGTGATTCTACCTTCGCACAGATTATCATTTCGCCTGTTGAAACAAAGGAATGGAAATTGTTCACCGACGGAGCCTCTAGCTCTGATGGCTCAGGGGCAGGGCTCATGTTAATTAACCCAGAAGGGAAAGAGTTTACTTATGCACTGCGCTTCGAATTCAACACAACCAAAAACGAAGCAGAGTACGAAGCTCTTCTCGCAGGGCTCCGAATAACGAAAGAGATGAAAATCGAGCATTTGCAAGCCTTTGTAGATTCCCAACTTGTTGCTAACCAGGTCTTAGGTATCTTCGAGGCAAGACAACCTACCATACAACTCTATCTATCAAAGGTCAGGGAGCTAATGGAAAGCTTTAGAAGCTTCACAATCGAACATGTGAGGAGGAGTCAAAACAAGAAAGCAGATGCCCTGAGCAAATTAGCTTCCATCACCTTCGCGCACCTCGCAAAAGAAGTATTGGTCGAAGTGCTAGAAAAAAGGTCCATTGAAGCTCAGAAAGTCCACGACATAGTAACCGAAGAAGAAAACACATGGATGAAGCCAATAAGGGAATATTTGGAACTCGGGATTCTACCCGAAGATAAAAAGGAAGCACGAAAGATCCGAATCAAAGCACCGTCATACAAAATGATGAACGGAGCTCTGTATAGAAAATCTTTCCTCACCCTATGGCTTCGATGTGTTGGACCAAACCAAGCTTCAATGATCATCAGAGAAATGCATGAAAGTATATGTGGACTTCACTCCGGACCAAGGTCAATCGTAGAAAAGATACTAAGGATGGGGTACTACTGGCCAACCATGCACGAAGATACAGTCACGCTCTTACGAACCTGTGAGCCATGTCAGATCCATGCTAAAGTTCAAAAACAACCAAAGTAA